One window of the Chitinophaga niabensis genome contains the following:
- a CDS encoding sensor histidine kinase, with protein MSAQITHWKADPVYSSPGAINGEELSSFIVMLSTKRVNLILHFFLWVPSIGVPLFLLPLKDGTGKPEFFSISKMVFTMAQVVVFYIMVYYLYPRYFLKKRIKEYLIILTSLCIFIAVLSAVAVAQFDAHYNSILWVGIIIKFLISMAVMATGTSYMLIIHFIQDQRLQQENLKTELVFLRSQVSPHFMFNTLNSIVSLARKKSDKLEPALLELSNLMHYMLYESDEEKVCLRKEIDYIQSYIDLQTLRFGHQVRITFRNNHPPEELSIEPMLLIPLIENAFKHGIGLIEDPEITIDLEVHQGELSLTVLNKFNPGSLETKDKTSGIGLTNLERRLKLLYPNKHTLSAVKNDNYFNASLKIYLNDQMPGS; from the coding sequence TTGTCTGCACAAATAACCCACTGGAAGGCAGACCCGGTCTATTCGTCTCCGGGCGCAATAAATGGAGAAGAATTAAGTAGTTTTATTGTGATGTTGTCAACTAAACGGGTCAACCTGATCCTGCATTTCTTTCTATGGGTACCCAGTATAGGGGTACCGCTTTTCCTGTTACCGCTTAAAGATGGAACGGGTAAGCCCGAATTCTTTTCCATCAGCAAGATGGTATTTACAATGGCACAGGTGGTAGTATTCTATATCATGGTGTATTACCTGTACCCCCGGTATTTTCTGAAGAAAAGGATCAAAGAGTATCTCATCATCCTCACCAGCCTCTGTATTTTTATAGCTGTACTGAGCGCGGTGGCCGTAGCACAGTTTGACGCGCATTACAATTCTATCCTCTGGGTAGGTATTATTATCAAGTTCCTGATCAGTATGGCTGTAATGGCCACGGGTACCTCCTATATGCTGATCATTCATTTTATCCAGGATCAGCGGCTGCAGCAGGAGAACCTGAAAACAGAACTGGTATTCCTGCGTTCACAGGTAAGCCCGCATTTTATGTTCAATACCCTGAACAGTATTGTATCGCTGGCCCGCAAAAAATCAGATAAGCTGGAACCGGCCTTGCTGGAACTCTCCAACCTCATGCATTACATGCTGTATGAATCGGATGAAGAGAAAGTATGCCTGCGGAAAGAGATCGATTATATCCAGAGCTATATAGACCTGCAGACCTTACGTTTCGGGCACCAGGTGCGCATCACTTTCCGGAACAATCATCCCCCGGAAGAACTCTCTATTGAACCCATGTTATTAATACCTTTGATAGAGAATGCTTTCAAACATGGTATTGGCCTGATAGAAGATCCGGAGATCACCATAGACCTGGAAGTGCACCAGGGAGAACTTTCGCTTACAGTGTTGAACAAGTTCAATCCCGGAAGCCTTGAAACAAAAGATAAAACTTCGGGCATAGGGCTTACCAACCTGGAGAGGCGGTTAAAATTGCTCTATCCCAATAAACATACGCTCAGTGCCGTTAAGAACGATAATTACTTTAATGCATCTCTTAAAATCTATTTAAATGATCAGATGCCTGGCAGTTGA
- a CDS encoding sensor histidine kinase, translated as MKLLNKTVQYYFLLSVVLLLVAVPVFYFVLQRIVIANVDARLIATKTQLIPRLQVMENKQPLLDNDITLEKSGRPGAKDSLYTSDKGTYRLLTSYLVINQETYRLQIKSSLANHQALITSIIILQVLLLSLLLAGLLLINRSLARQVWKPFYNTLRKLRAYKVDQVEPLQLPHSKVNEFEELNTAVEQLAERSRKSYVAQKEFAENASHEMRTPLAIFQGKLELLMQTTPLTEEQATLITDMASASQRMARLNKGLILLTRIQNGQFPETEEVSIKKMTLHLLEQYQQQMQQKELILEQHWEEDLHISANPTLIEVLLSNLLVNAIRHNLKGGQIIVKLSAGVLTVQNTGQLYALNANRLFQRFSKNSADTESMGLGLEIVKKICDLYQFEISYAYEHPLHTFHVIMKR; from the coding sequence ATGAAACTGCTGAATAAAACCGTGCAATATTATTTCCTGCTTTCCGTAGTACTGCTGCTGGTAGCGGTGCCTGTTTTTTATTTTGTACTGCAGCGTATAGTGATCGCTAATGTGGATGCGAGGTTGATAGCCACCAAAACCCAGCTGATCCCACGTTTGCAGGTAATGGAAAATAAACAGCCTTTACTGGATAATGATATTACATTAGAAAAATCCGGCAGGCCCGGTGCAAAAGATTCCCTCTATACATCAGATAAGGGCACTTACCGCCTGCTTACTTCTTACCTGGTGATCAACCAGGAAACCTATCGGCTGCAGATCAAATCTTCCCTGGCTAATCACCAGGCGCTGATCACCAGCATCATTATCCTGCAGGTACTGCTGCTTTCCCTGCTGTTGGCAGGTTTGCTGCTGATCAACAGAAGCCTGGCCAGGCAGGTATGGAAACCATTCTATAATACCCTCCGCAAACTGCGTGCGTATAAAGTAGACCAGGTGGAGCCTTTGCAATTGCCGCATTCCAAAGTGAATGAATTTGAAGAACTGAATACGGCAGTGGAACAACTCGCGGAACGCAGCAGAAAATCCTATGTGGCGCAGAAAGAATTCGCGGAGAATGCTTCTCATGAAATGCGTACACCGCTGGCTATCTTCCAGGGAAAACTGGAACTGCTCATGCAAACAACGCCGCTCACAGAAGAGCAGGCTACCCTCATAACGGATATGGCTTCAGCGAGCCAGCGGATGGCCAGGCTGAACAAAGGCCTTATTCTGCTCACCCGTATTCAGAACGGGCAGTTCCCCGAAACAGAAGAAGTGTCCATCAAAAAAATGACGCTTCACCTGCTGGAGCAATACCAGCAGCAGATGCAGCAAAAGGAATTAATATTGGAGCAGCATTGGGAAGAGGATCTGCATATTTCCGCTAATCCCACATTGATAGAAGTGTTGCTCAGCAACCTGCTGGTGAATGCCATCCGGCATAACCTGAAGGGGGGGCAGATCATTGTGAAACTCTCCGCCGGTGTATTGACCGTTCAGAATACCGGCCAGTTATATGCCCTTAATGCCAACCGGCTTTTCCAGCGCTTCTCCAAAAACAGTGCGGATACGGAGAGTATGGGCCTGGGGCTGGAGATCGTGAAAAAGATCTGCGACCTGTACCAATTTGAGATCAGTTATGCCTACGAACATCCCCTTCATACTTTCCATGTTATAATGAAACGTTAA
- a CDS encoding response regulator transcription factor encodes MKILIIEDEQALSKSIATYLAAENYTCEVAADCKTALDRIETFEYDCILLDISLPDGNGLQVLQALKRDHKTEGVIIISARDSIDDRIKGLQLGADDYLTKPFHLSELSARIAAVIRRRRFSGSNTLEVGGLVLDTQARTVKVNDQTVDLTRKEYDLLLYLVTNRNRVISKHAIAEHLSGDGEGLFDNYDFIYAHMKNLKKKLLQAGWQDQIKAVYGMGYKMDVP; translated from the coding sequence ATGAAGATTCTAATCATTGAAGACGAACAGGCACTGAGTAAAAGCATTGCTACCTACCTCGCAGCGGAAAATTATACCTGCGAGGTAGCGGCAGATTGTAAAACGGCGCTGGACAGGATAGAGACATTTGAATATGACTGCATCCTGCTGGATATCTCCCTGCCGGACGGCAACGGGTTGCAGGTATTGCAGGCCCTGAAACGGGACCACAAAACAGAAGGGGTGATCATTATTTCCGCCCGGGATTCCATTGACGACCGGATCAAAGGTCTTCAGCTGGGGGCAGACGATTACCTTACCAAACCATTTCATTTATCTGAACTCAGTGCAAGGATCGCCGCAGTGATCCGCCGCCGCCGTTTTTCCGGAAGCAATACCCTGGAAGTGGGAGGGCTTGTGCTGGATACACAGGCACGAACCGTAAAGGTGAACGATCAAACAGTTGACCTTACCCGCAAGGAATACGATCTCCTTTTATATCTTGTTACCAATCGCAACCGCGTTATTTCCAAACACGCCATTGCAGAACATTTATCAGGAGACGGAGAAGGGCTTTTTGATAATTACGATTTCATCTACGCCCACATGAAGAACCTGAAGAAGAAACTATTACAGGCCGGCTGGCAGGATCAGATCAAAGCAGTATATGGTATGGGTTATAAAATGGATGTGCCATGA
- a CDS encoding TonB-dependent receptor, giving the protein MKHFLLSLLIFGSLPTLAQNNTQTISGIVTDKASERPLAHVAVQLTGTGMGAITDSTGRYVIRGVPPGRHRISFTFLGYKTVAIPEVLVTSGKQVALDIPMDQNISSLSGVTISSGRARKGNAANEFAGSSARSFNMDDVTRYAGGRNDPSRLASNFAGVATTNDSRNDIVVRGNAPTAVLWRMEGIPIPNPNHFSTLGTTGGPVSALNTNALKNSDFYTGAFSAEYGNATGAVFDIALRTGNKEKVEKTLQLNMFSGLEAMIEGPIGKKGASFLVGYRYSFAQLAQSLGLNVGTQATPQYQDLIFNLSFADSKLGKFSLFGMGGTSQIDFIGKDLDSTDLFANKDEDVYFRSRMGVVGLKHTIDVGRNSFIRSILSYSYSGNEGDTYKYNETETERKHVVYGTTTNTGLRLSTYINSKINTRFTARGGVLAEIQGLDTYVQTRIEQADWTTTRAYDGSSLLLQPYLQGKYRFSDKLSLNAGVHGIYYGFNETSNIEPRTSLSYAIDNTKTLTFSYGLHSQQQPLPVYLYQSQKPDGTYDQSNRDLGLTKAHHYVLGYDWSFARDWRLKAELYHQSIYNAPVEQQPSGFSVLNAGADFTFPEKAGLVNNGTGTNTGVELTVEKFFSSGFYLLTTASVFDAKYKGSDGVERASTFNNRVVLNILAGREWKMGKDGKNAFTVDLKVANAGGRYYTPVDIPASVAAGVEKLDESKYNAERLPSYFRADLRFGFRLNNAKRKISHTIFLDLQNVSNRENVFTQRYNQVLKQVGTLNQIGFFPDLMYRLQF; this is encoded by the coding sequence ATGAAACACTTTCTCCTATCACTATTGATCTTTGGTTCCCTCCCTACCCTGGCACAGAACAACACCCAAACGATCAGCGGTATTGTAACAGACAAAGCATCTGAAAGGCCGCTTGCACATGTAGCGGTACAACTAACGGGTACCGGCATGGGTGCCATAACAGATTCAACAGGCCGTTATGTAATAAGAGGTGTACCGCCCGGCCGTCACCGGATCTCCTTTACTTTCCTGGGTTATAAAACAGTGGCTATCCCGGAAGTGCTGGTCACCTCCGGAAAACAGGTGGCGCTGGACATTCCGATGGATCAAAACATCAGTTCTTTAAGCGGGGTTACCATCTCTTCCGGCAGAGCGCGTAAAGGAAATGCAGCCAATGAATTTGCCGGCAGCAGTGCACGCTCTTTTAATATGGACGATGTAACCCGTTATGCCGGAGGCCGCAATGACCCATCCCGGCTGGCCAGCAACTTTGCGGGTGTAGCCACTACCAATGATTCCCGTAACGACATTGTGGTGCGCGGTAATGCGCCTACAGCAGTATTATGGAGAATGGAAGGGATCCCCATCCCTAATCCCAATCACTTCTCCACACTGGGTACAACAGGCGGCCCGGTAAGTGCATTAAACACCAATGCATTGAAGAACTCTGATTTCTATACCGGCGCTTTCTCTGCTGAATATGGAAATGCTACCGGTGCTGTATTCGATATTGCTTTGCGCACAGGTAATAAAGAGAAAGTGGAAAAGACCCTGCAACTGAATATGTTCAGCGGACTGGAAGCGATGATAGAAGGGCCCATTGGTAAAAAAGGCGCCTCCTTCCTGGTAGGCTACCGTTACTCTTTTGCACAACTCGCACAATCGCTTGGTTTGAATGTAGGCACGCAGGCCACACCACAGTACCAGGACCTGATCTTCAACCTCAGCTTCGCAGATTCCAAACTCGGTAAGTTCAGTTTATTTGGCATGGGCGGTACCAGCCAGATAGATTTTATCGGGAAAGACCTTGATTCAACAGACCTCTTTGCCAATAAGGATGAAGATGTTTATTTCCGCTCAAGAATGGGTGTGGTAGGGCTCAAACACACAATTGATGTAGGCCGCAATTCCTTCATCCGTTCTATCCTATCTTATTCTTATTCCGGCAACGAAGGAGATACCTACAAATACAACGAAACCGAAACAGAACGTAAACATGTTGTTTACGGAACAACCACCAATACCGGCCTTCGCCTTTCTACCTATATCAATTCAAAGATCAATACAAGGTTCACGGCAAGAGGTGGTGTACTGGCTGAGATCCAGGGGCTGGACACTTACGTTCAAACCCGGATTGAGCAGGCGGACTGGACAACCACCAGGGCTTATGACGGAAGTTCTTTATTACTGCAACCTTACCTTCAGGGCAAATACCGCTTCTCCGATAAACTTTCTCTTAATGCGGGTGTACATGGTATCTATTATGGCTTCAATGAAACATCCAATATAGAACCAAGGACTTCCCTCAGTTACGCGATCGACAATACGAAAACACTCACCTTCAGCTATGGCCTGCACAGCCAGCAACAGCCCTTACCTGTCTATCTCTATCAGTCACAGAAACCAGATGGCACTTATGATCAATCCAACCGTGACCTGGGACTTACTAAAGCACATCATTATGTATTGGGGTACGACTGGTCTTTTGCCCGCGACTGGCGCCTGAAAGCAGAGTTGTACCATCAATCCATCTACAATGCGCCGGTGGAACAACAACCCAGTGGTTTTTCTGTACTCAATGCAGGTGCAGATTTCACCTTTCCTGAAAAGGCGGGTTTAGTGAACAACGGCACAGGAACCAATACGGGTGTGGAACTAACAGTAGAAAAGTTTTTCAGCAGTGGATTCTATCTCCTCACCACCGCCTCCGTTTTTGATGCGAAGTATAAAGGCAGCGATGGTGTGGAAAGAGCTTCCACTTTTAATAACAGGGTAGTGCTCAATATACTGGCAGGCCGCGAATGGAAGATGGGCAAAGATGGTAAAAACGCTTTTACGGTAGATCTTAAAGTAGCCAATGCAGGCGGCAGATATTATACACCTGTGGATATTCCTGCCTCTGTTGCCGCCGGCGTAGAAAAACTGGATGAATCGAAATATAATGCGGAACGCCTCCCTTCTTATTTCAGGGCAGACCTGCGTTTTGGCTTCCGGCTGAATAATGCGAAACGAAAGATCTCCCACACCATCTTCTTAGATCTGCAAAATGTAAGTAACCGGGAGAACGTATTCACGCAACGTTACAACCAGGTATTGAAACAGGTGGGCACCCTCAACCAGATAGGCTTTTTCCCGGACCTCATGTACCGGCTCCAATTCTAG
- a CDS encoding catalase, protein MAKKKANPKNTIPDKKLADLNPDRVDSTGEFMTTDQGLRINDDNNSLKAGERGATLLEDFILREKITHFDHERIPERIVHARGSAAHGFFQVYKSMEKYTKAGFLQDPSVKTPVFVRFSTVAGSRGSTDLARDVRGFSVKFYTEEGNYDLVGNNMPVFFIQDAIKFPDLIHAVKPEPDHEMPQAASAHDTFWDFISLTPESMHMIMWAMSDRAIPRSYRMMEGFGVHTFRFINAKGKSHFVKFHWKPLLGIHSVVWDEAQKISGKDPDFHRRDLYEAIANGAFPEWEFGVQIVAEEDEHKFPFDLLDPTKIIPEEIVPVMRIGKMTLNRNPDNFFAETEQVAFHPGHLVPGIDFTNDPLLQGRLFSYTDTQLSRLGSPNFHEIPINRSVNTVHNNQRDGHMRQQINVGKASYHPNTTGGGCPFQAKMAEGGFTSHEERIDAKKVRGRSRSFMDFFSQATLFFNSQSEPEQNHIVDALRFELGKLETPAIRERMVGLLAKVSTQLAQRVADGLGIKVVKPQEPLNHNFGADANPRDFQNNPVPQGIEKSPALSMANTRKDTISTRQIAILAADGVDGVSLSKMKAALEAEGAQAKVIAPHGGMIKNAKGADIKVDMTFLTAASVLFDAVFIPGGERSAAALINEPDAIHFINEGYKHCKAIAADGQGLDVLKASFVNLKSDGVITGEKALEKAFIKAIAQHRFWTREKVPA, encoded by the coding sequence ATGGCAAAGAAGAAAGCTAACCCAAAGAATACCATTCCGGACAAGAAATTAGCAGACCTCAATCCAGACCGTGTAGATAGTACCGGTGAATTTATGACCACAGACCAGGGTCTGAGAATTAACGATGATAATAATTCTTTAAAGGCTGGCGAACGCGGTGCTACATTGCTGGAGGATTTTATCCTCCGTGAAAAGATCACACACTTTGACCATGAGCGCATCCCTGAGCGGATCGTACATGCGCGCGGATCTGCGGCCCATGGATTTTTCCAGGTATATAAATCGATGGAGAAATACACCAAGGCGGGTTTTCTGCAGGACCCTTCCGTTAAAACCCCTGTATTCGTAAGGTTTTCTACTGTTGCCGGCTCCCGTGGTTCAACAGACCTGGCGCGGGATGTAAGAGGTTTTTCCGTGAAGTTCTATACAGAAGAAGGGAACTATGACCTGGTAGGTAATAACATGCCCGTGTTCTTCATCCAGGATGCGATTAAATTTCCCGACCTGATCCATGCCGTAAAACCGGAACCGGATCATGAAATGCCACAGGCCGCTTCCGCACATGATACTTTCTGGGATTTTATTTCTTTAACACCGGAGTCTATGCATATGATCATGTGGGCAATGTCAGACAGGGCCATTCCCCGCAGTTATAGAATGATGGAGGGGTTTGGCGTGCACACATTCCGTTTTATCAATGCAAAAGGAAAGTCGCACTTTGTGAAGTTCCATTGGAAACCTTTACTGGGAATACATTCTGTGGTATGGGACGAAGCGCAGAAGATCTCCGGTAAAGACCCGGATTTTCATCGCAGGGACCTGTATGAAGCTATCGCAAATGGGGCTTTCCCTGAGTGGGAGTTTGGTGTGCAGATAGTGGCAGAAGAAGATGAGCATAAATTTCCATTCGACTTATTAGACCCTACTAAAATAATTCCGGAGGAAATTGTGCCCGTTATGCGGATCGGCAAAATGACACTGAACCGTAATCCGGATAATTTCTTTGCTGAAACAGAGCAGGTAGCTTTTCATCCGGGGCATCTTGTACCCGGAATCGATTTTACCAATGACCCGCTTTTACAGGGACGTTTATTCTCTTATACAGATACGCAGTTATCCCGCCTGGGCAGTCCTAATTTTCATGAGATACCCATCAACCGGTCTGTGAATACGGTGCATAATAATCAACGGGATGGTCACATGCGTCAGCAGATCAATGTAGGTAAAGCCAGTTATCATCCTAATACTACGGGTGGCGGATGCCCTTTCCAGGCAAAGATGGCAGAAGGTGGTTTTACGTCTCATGAAGAAAGGATAGATGCAAAAAAGGTACGTGGGCGCAGCAGGAGTTTTATGGATTTTTTCAGCCAGGCTACTTTGTTCTTCAACAGCCAGTCTGAACCAGAGCAAAATCATATCGTGGATGCATTAAGGTTTGAATTAGGTAAGTTGGAAACACCTGCTATCCGTGAACGTATGGTAGGTTTGCTGGCGAAAGTAAGTACACAGCTGGCGCAGCGCGTGGCAGATGGATTGGGAATAAAGGTAGTGAAACCACAGGAGCCGCTCAATCATAATTTTGGTGCGGATGCAAATCCGAGAGACTTTCAGAATAACCCTGTTCCTCAGGGCATAGAAAAATCTCCTGCGTTAAGTATGGCCAACACAAGAAAGGATACGATCAGCACAAGGCAGATCGCAATACTTGCAGCAGATGGTGTGGATGGAGTTTCTTTAAGTAAGATGAAAGCTGCGCTGGAGGCAGAAGGCGCTCAGGCGAAAGTGATTGCACCACATGGAGGCATGATCAAAAATGCGAAAGGTGCAGACATTAAAGTGGATATGACTTTCCTCACAGCTGCATCTGTTTTGTTTGATGCTGTTTTTATACCCGGAGGAGAAAGAAGTGCAGCTGCTTTGATCAATGAGCCGGATGCCATTCATTTCATCAATGAAGGGTATAAACATTGTAAAGCAATTGCTGCGGACGGGCAGGGATTGGATGTTTTGAAAGCAAGCTTTGTAAATCTTAAAAGTGATGGTGTGATCACCGGAGAAAAGGCATTGGAGAAAGCATTTATTAAAGCCATCGCGCAGCACCGTTTCTGGACAAGAGAAAAGGTGCCTGCATGA
- a CDS encoding LytR/AlgR family response regulator transcription factor has product MIRCLAVDDELLSLDLLEDNIRRIPFLQLVARCNNAYEAMEVMQREPIDLIFLDIQMAGLTGTQFLQGMTNRPMVIFITAYKKYALDGFELDVLDYLVKPVPFERFLKAVNKAAEYHSLKKAPVVNPAADYFFVNVEYNLVKIAINDISYIEGLKDYIKIYLHHTTKPIVTRLMMKAISEKLPPSRFIRVHKSYIIALDKITAIRKNRIYINEHIIPISDSHRENLFSIIDPRNLKD; this is encoded by the coding sequence ATGATCAGATGCCTGGCAGTTGATGATGAGCTGTTATCGCTGGACCTGCTGGAGGATAACATCCGGCGAATCCCCTTCCTGCAACTGGTAGCGCGGTGCAATAATGCCTATGAGGCAATGGAAGTGATGCAGCGTGAACCCATTGACCTGATCTTCCTGGACATCCAGATGGCAGGGCTTACAGGCACGCAATTCCTGCAGGGCATGACCAACCGGCCCATGGTGATCTTTATTACGGCCTATAAGAAATATGCGCTGGATGGTTTTGAACTGGATGTATTGGATTACCTCGTAAAACCCGTACCCTTTGAACGTTTCCTCAAGGCAGTGAACAAAGCGGCAGAATATCATTCCCTCAAAAAGGCACCGGTTGTAAATCCTGCCGCCGATTACTTCTTTGTGAATGTGGAATACAACCTGGTGAAGATCGCCATTAACGACATCAGTTATATTGAAGGGCTAAAAGACTATATCAAGATCTATTTACACCATACCACCAAACCCATCGTTACGCGGCTGATGATGAAAGCCATCTCCGAAAAACTGCCACCGTCCAGGTTTATACGGGTACATAAATCCTATATCATAGCACTGGACAAAATAACGGCTATCCGCAAGAACCGTATTTACATCAATGAACACATCATACCTATCAGCGATTCTCATCGTGAAAATCTCTTTTCCATTATAGATCCCAGGAACCTGAAAGATTAA
- a CDS encoding DoxX family protein, translating into MLQTCFSTDNGWTGLILRLTLGIVLFPHGAQKMFGWFGGPGFSGEMHHLTQQAGLPAFVAVLVILIEFFAALMLITGAGSRIAAVAVIGLFIGIIWYVHASMGFFMNWFGTMPAGHEGYEYHLLIIGLAIALVFTGSGRFSIDRLIFP; encoded by the coding sequence ATGTTACAAACTTGTTTTTCTACAGACAATGGCTGGACGGGCCTCATCCTCCGGCTTACATTAGGGATTGTTCTTTTCCCCCATGGTGCACAGAAAATGTTCGGCTGGTTCGGCGGGCCGGGTTTCTCAGGAGAAATGCATCATCTTACCCAGCAGGCAGGCCTGCCTGCTTTTGTGGCGGTGCTGGTAATTCTCATAGAATTCTTTGCTGCCTTAATGCTGATAACAGGAGCCGGTAGCCGTATTGCCGCAGTAGCCGTAATAGGTCTGTTCATTGGCATCATCTGGTACGTGCATGCCTCTATGGGATTCTTCATGAACTGGTTTGGCACCATGCCGGCAGGGCACGAAGGTTATGAGTATCATCTCTTAATTATCGGCCTCGCCATTGCTTTAGTCTTCACCGGCAGTGGCCGTTTTTCTATCGACCGCCTGATCTTCCCCTAA
- a CDS encoding Crp/Fnr family transcriptional regulator, with protein sequence MYALILENISRYVALDLQEQAHFTAALQHRTLRKKEFILQEGELCRYDHFVIKGSLRQYEIDEEGREHIMQFAFEDWWIGDWYSMLTGTASVYNIDALEDSEVLLIDKNRLDELFLEIPKLERYFRIIMQHAFVAQQRRILFLQKPAEERYADFYSRYGHFEQRVPQQQIASYLGITRETLNRVKNKQ encoded by the coding sequence ATGTACGCGCTTATCCTTGAAAACATATCCCGTTATGTGGCCCTCGATCTGCAGGAGCAGGCACACTTTACTGCAGCATTACAACACAGAACACTACGCAAAAAAGAATTCATCCTGCAGGAAGGAGAACTTTGCCGTTATGATCATTTTGTGATCAAAGGCAGTTTGCGGCAGTATGAAATTGATGAAGAAGGAAGGGAACACATCATGCAGTTTGCTTTTGAAGACTGGTGGATAGGAGACTGGTACAGTATGTTAACCGGCACAGCTTCTGTTTATAATATTGATGCATTAGAGGATTCAGAAGTATTGCTGATAGATAAAAACCGTTTGGATGAACTGTTCCTCGAAATACCCAAACTGGAAAGATACTTCAGGATCATCATGCAGCATGCGTTTGTAGCGCAGCAAAGGAGGATCCTCTTTCTCCAGAAACCGGCAGAAGAACGGTACGCAGATTTTTACAGCCGCTACGGCCATTTTGAACAAAGGGTGCCACAGCAGCAGATCGCTTCCTACCTGGGCATTACCCGCGAAACACTGAACCGGGTGAAAAATAAACAGTGA
- a CDS encoding DUF4349 domain-containing protein: protein MKLKQRFWKIARWFIALFFFMLICRLIYGYVATDIIASSDNAGDFFSSVANIRKNYASEKGYSKPDVDGQASFAASQKYEKTATVRTKSTAFDKDASAIKNTTKDFEGVIQYEQNTGNKGYREIHLLIGVSPEKFDSFYTAVQDIGKINSTEITKIDKTNEYRELNAKKASLEKTLLSLNELRSRSGVISDYVSLHDKILEIETKLQELGVELGNFDAENEFCSIRFSLFEGAPKKGISFLSRLKTATEWTIQYYAILAVSLVCISLSVFIILLIIDKLKILSTLTKTS from the coding sequence ATGAAACTTAAACAACGATTCTGGAAGATCGCCAGATGGTTCATCGCTCTCTTCTTTTTCATGCTCATTTGCAGATTGATCTATGGTTATGTAGCCACGGACATCATTGCCAGTTCCGATAATGCGGGAGACTTCTTTAGCAGTGTAGCGAACATAAGGAAGAACTATGCTTCAGAAAAAGGTTATTCAAAACCCGATGTGGACGGGCAGGCAAGTTTTGCTGCTTCTCAGAAATATGAGAAAACAGCTACTGTAAGAACTAAAAGCACAGCATTCGATAAAGATGCCTCGGCCATCAAAAACACTACAAAAGATTTTGAAGGTGTTATTCAATATGAACAAAATACGGGTAACAAGGGCTACAGGGAAATCCATTTACTGATAGGCGTGAGCCCGGAAAAATTCGACAGCTTCTATACTGCGGTTCAGGACATTGGTAAGATCAATTCCACTGAGATCACCAAGATCGATAAAACCAATGAATACAGGGAATTGAATGCTAAAAAAGCATCGCTTGAAAAAACATTATTATCGCTGAACGAGTTAAGATCAAGGAGTGGTGTGATCAGTGATTATGTTTCCCTGCACGATAAGATCCTGGAAATAGAAACAAAGTTGCAGGAGCTGGGCGTTGAGTTGGGCAACTTTGATGCAGAGAATGAATTCTGCAGCATCCGCTTCTCTCTTTTTGAAGGCGCACCCAAAAAAGGGATCAGTTTTCTCAGCCGTTTAAAAACGGCTACGGAATGGACGATACAGTACTATGCCATACTTGCTGTATCACTCGTATGCATATCCTTATCCGTGTTCATTATCTTACTGATCATTGATAAACTGAAAATACTAAGTACGCTTACAAAGACTTCTTAA